TGGCCCTTATTTTTGTGTTTTGTAAAAGCTTGCTAATTCTGTTTGAGTAGGATAAGCTTCACTATCGCCTTGACTTTGGACGGCAAGCGCACCGATGGCACAGGCCCGTTTGACGGCCTCCTGGATTGATTTTCCTTCAAGGAGGGCCGACTCCAGTCCTACAGCAAAACCATCACCAGCACCGACTGTATCGACTACTTTTTCAACTCTGAAGCCAGAAACTGTATATGTTTCTCCCGCCTTTTCTTTGACCAAAGCCCCTTTGGCACCAAGTTTGACAATGACCGTCTGCGTTAAATCACTTTGATTCAGATAAAAATCAGCAATGGCTTCAGGGTCTTCTGAACCCATAAGGATTTTTCCTTCATTGATACCAGGGAGGATAATTTGGCTACCTTTGGCTAATTCATTGGTAATGGCAATCATTTTTTCCCGACTTTCCCAAAGGGCTGGTCGCAAATTAGGGTCAAAAACGGTTAAAATATTGGCGGCATTTAATTTTTGATTGAATAAGCGAAAACTTTCTAAACTTGTTTCTGATAGAGCTGGAAAAATACCTGATAAATGGGCGATTTTCACTTGGAATAAGTCCAAATCAACCATTTCTTCCGCCGATAGATTGGCCGCAGCTGAATTTTTGCGGAAATAATCAACCGCAGGATCACCATGACTGACTTTTTGTTTGAGGTAAAAGCCTGTCAGATGTTGCTTGTCTGTGGTTAGATGAGTCGTGTCAATGCCTGCTTTTTTGGTGGCTTCAATGATGAACTGACCAAAAGCATCAGCACCAACTTTTGAGAGATAAGTCGCTTTATGACCCAAACGGCTAAGACCGACAGCTACATTGAGCTCGGCGCCAGCCAAAAATTTTTCAAAGTGACTGGCTTCGGCAAGGCTTTGGTCAGTTTCTTGAGCGGCTAAGACGACCAGTGGCTCGCCGATTGTGATAAATTCTGCCATTAGTCAGACTCCTTTATCTTATCTTCAAAAAATCCAAAGTAGTCATGAACGTTGTTGTAGCTGATGTTTTCAATCATCTTGCCCACCAAGGCTTCATCATCTGGAATACGTCCGACTTCGACTAAGCCACCGATGAAATTGCAGAGCACGCGGCGGAAATATTCGTGACGAGGATAGCTGAGAAAGCTGCGTGAGTCCGTCAACATCCCTACGAAATTAGGCAGCAGGCTTTGTGAAGCGAAGGTTTGCAGTTGCTTTTCCATGCCTTCAGCCGTATCGTTGAACCACCAGCCGGCACCCAGTTGCAACTGTTGGACGCCATCGCCTTGGAAGCAGCCAATCATGACGGCCAATTCTAGCCAGTCGTTTTGGTTGAGTGAATAGAGAATGGTTTTTGGAATGCTGCTTGATTCGGCCGCTTTGCTGAACAATTTAGTCAGTTCTTCAGAAATGTTGGCTTGGGTACCCATGCTGTCAAAGCCTGTGTCTTTACCAATGGTACGCAGGGCTGGGCCGTTGATTGAGCGGTTGACATTGACGTGCAATTGCATGGTCCAATCGTATTTTTGGTTGAGTTTCATGATTTCAAGCATAAGCTCAGTCATATATTGGTTGTATTCCAGGTCAGTCAGGCCTTGATTTGCCATCGCTTTAGCGACGATTTGGTCCAAAGTGGCCTTGTCGGCTTGAGCGAAATAGTAAGTCGATAGAGAATGATCTGACAAACGTCCGCCCATTTGGCTGAAAAATTCAAAACGTTGGCTGAGGGCCTTGATGATGTCGTCAAAAGTCTTGATGCTAACTCCAGAAACTGCTGACAGCTCTGTCAGATAGTCGGCAAAATGGCCGTTAGTAATGGTAATGAGATTGTCAGGACGTAGGGCTGGCAAGACTTTGAAGTTTTTTTCTTCGGCTGCTAAAAGTTTGTGATAAGGCAGTTCAGATGCTGGGTCATCAGTGGTGCAGACCACTTTGACATTAGAATTTTTGATAAGATTGCGTGGTGTAAAAGCATCTGTGGCAAGTAACTGATTGGCTTGGTCATAGATTTCTCTGGCCGTTTCGCGCGAAATCAATTTGTCAATGCGGAAAAAGCGTTTGAGTTCCAAGTGGGTCCATTCGTAAATGGGATTGCCGAAAGAACTTTCCAGGGTCTTGGCAAAAGCCAAGAATTTTTCGTAGTCGTCGCCATCGCCGGTAATCAATTTTTCTGGCACGCCGTTAGCTCGCAAAAGGCGCCATTTGTAGTGGTCACCACCCAGCCAGATTTGGGTCAGGTTGTCGTATTTTTTGTTTTCGTAGATTTCTTTAGGGTCCAAATGACAGTGGTAGTCAATGATGGGCATCTTTTCGGCGTGATTGTGGAAAAGGGATTTGGCTGTTTCGTTGTCTAACAAAAAGTCTTCAGATAAAAATTTCATGAGATTCTCCAATTTTATTTTAGGATTTACTTGGTTTTCTTAGTTTTCAAAGGACAGTTGGACTTGGTAGTCGGCAGATTTGCCAGCAGCTAGTTTGATGTTACCTTCTTTTTGCAGGAGTTCTTGCTCTTGGTCAATTACGTCTGGCAGACCTTGGAATGGTTCGATGCAGAGGTAAGGCAGGGCTATGTCTTCTTTGGTCCACAGGCAAAGGTAAGGGAAATCAGCCATTTTGACTTTGACGGCATAGTTTGAGCTGTTTGAAGTCAGTTCAACAACATTAATGTCATTGTCCAAGATGACCAAGCCTTTTTCAAAGAAAGGGCGAGTCAGCTGTAAGTTACTGACAGGTTTGTCAGCAACTTTTTGCTTACCAGAACGGTATGGAAATGGATTTTTGACGATTTCAAATTGTTTGAGGACTTGATTTTCAGGGCTAAAAGCCAAGCTGTAATCTTCAAAGATCCCTGGCAAATTGAAAGCAGGGTGGAAGCCCAGTGAAAAGGACAGCTCTTTTTGGTCTTGGTTGGTCACCTTGAAAACCACTGACAAATTCTTGCCAGACAAGTGATAAGTCACTTGAAAATTAAAGGCAAAGGGATAAGATTGGCGAGTTTGGTCATTTGCTTTCAACTCCAAAGTCAAAGTATCGACTTCGTCGTTGAGCACTTGAAATTCGTAGTCGGTGGCAAAGCCGTGTTGTTGCATGGGATAGGTTTTGCCATCGATTAAGTATTGGTCCTTGGTGGAGCGACCGATGGCTGGGAAAAGAATTGGTGCGTGTTTTGGCCAGCGTTCGTCATTCCAGATGAAATCAAAGCCGCTTTTTTGTTCAATAACGTGGGTCAATTCGGCACCGATAGGATTGATTTGAACAAGTAATTCTTGGTTTTCTAATGTAAACATTTGTTTTTCCTCATTTTGAGGTGGGAAATCTTTACTGGCGGAGTTGTCAGTAAAGATTTAAGACCATCTTCCTATTATATGTCAGCCTTTTCTGGCCAACATTCTTCATAAGCGTGTCCTGTCAGCATTTCTACAACTTGGCGAGCCTCTGGAGTAACGTCAGCTTTTGAACCACCATTTTCCAAACGAGCCAGTTCAACTTTTAAAATATCGTGATTGTGGCGATTGAGTTTGAAAGTTCTTGCAGCAATCAAAGCTAAACCAACCAAAATAATAGGAACGAAGACAAATAGTAGCATGATACCATGTTGAATGCCCATAGGCGTATTGGCGTGAGAGGTCATGGTTGTTGAATTAAACCCGATTTCTTCAAGGGCCCAACCTGCAATATAGGTCGCAAGTGCACCAGTTGATTTACGGAAGAAAGTCATGACTGAAGCGTAAACCCCAGCTTTGTCACCATGGGTATAGATTCTGTCAACATCAGGAATGAACGGAAAGACATTCCAAGGTGTGAATTCCAAAATCCCACGACCAAGTTGGTAAATGATTGAAACGATAATCAACATCCACATAGGGTCACTAATCCCCGTGATGTAAACGATGAAGTAACCCAACATGGCAATAATAATAGCTATGTAGCTCAATGTAAAGAGATACTTAGGACCGTGTGAAACCATGATTTTAACGGCAGCAATTGTTGAAATAATCCCAAAGGCAGAGAGAGCTTGCAGAATCCATGGTGAATTTGCCGACATCCCAGAAACACCGATGACAATGAAAGTAGGGAGTAAAGTTGAATAGAAGTCTTTGCCTGTGAAAGACAGAAGGTAAATCAACAAATGTTTACGGAAAGATTTATTTTTGAAAGTTCCAAAGTAGTCTGTGACTGTTTTTTTCAAAAATCCAGTGAAGCCAAGACGAGGTTCGGCATCAAGTTCAGCCAAAAAATCTGGCGTCAATGGACGTTCCCAACTTGCCCGCCACGAAGTGAAAATAGCAATAACAAAGATGACCGTCCACGTAATCCCTGTATAGAGATAAGCATTTGGATTGTTGAATGATTTTAAAACAGCAAGTGTGAAGAAGACAATCGCTGTCCCTGTGGCTGAGATAAACATCCGACTTCCTGACAAAGTTGTCCGCTTTTGATAATCTGGTGACATTTCAGTGGGCAAAGTTTCCCAAGGGATTAAAATCATTGAAATCGCAATTTCAATAGCCACATAAACCCAAAGGTAATACTGCCAACTCGTGGTTGAAATCCAGAACATGGGAAATAATATCGCAAAAAGTATACCACCTGTGGCAATCCAAAAATGACGACGGCCAAAACGTTTCCCCAAACGCGTTCGATAAAATCGATCAGTAATGGCGCCAAAGAAAAGAGACCAGATTGCGTCAATAATTCGTCCAATTCCAAGAACAGCTCCTGTAAACAAAGGACTAATCCCCTGAGAAAGCACGAAAACAAAGATAACTCCTGATACGATATTATTCCATCCACCGCCCATTAGGTCTGTCAGACCATAGAGGAGGCCGCGTCTTGTAGTGATTTCTTTAGGTGTGTAAACCCATGAAGTTTTTTGTTTTTCTGCCATGATAACAGATCTCCTATATTTTATTTTTGAATACTTTGTGAATTTGTGTTTTTTATAAGCGCTTACTTTCGAACTGTAAACTTAGCGGAGAAATCCTCCGCCAATCGTTCGGTTTTTAATTGCTTATTTTTACTGACAAATCTTATATCCGCTGATTCAACGCTCATTATCCAATTGGCTTGAACTGACGAAACAATCAGTAATTATTTGTCGGCTTTTTCCAAGGCTTCCCAAAGGCCGCTCAGATAGCTAGCACCCAGCGCGCGGTCGAATAAACCGTAGCCCGGACGACCAGTTTCACCCCAAATCATGCGACCGTGATCTGGACGGATATAGCCGTCAAAACCGTTGTCATACATGGCTTTGAGGATTTTGTGCATATCAAGTGAGCCATATTCAGACTTGTGCGGAGCTTCGTAGAAGTCTTTTTCGCCGCTTGGCAGGAATTTAATATTGCGCACGTGAGCAAATGGAATACGGTCCCGTTTGACAAATTCGGCCATGATAGCATAGACGTCATTGGCTGGGTCTTCAGCGATTGAGCCCGTACAGAGTGTAATGGCATTTGAAGGGCTATCGACCACGTTGCAAATCCAATCCAAATCATCACGATTTTTTACCACGCGCGGCAGACCAAACATTGGATAAGGGGGATCATCAGGGTGAACCGCCATTTTGATACCGACTTCCTCACAAGTTGGAATGATGGCTTTCAGGAAATAAGCAAAGTTTTCACGCAATTTAGCTTCGTCCACGTCCTTGTAAGCATCGAATAAGCGTTTGACTTCGCTCAGACGTTCAGGTTCCCAGCCAGGCAGAGAAAATCCGCCGTCAGCGGCTTGCACACGGTCAATGATGACTTGTGGGTCAGCCGGAATATCCTTGGCTACAAAGGCCATGGTTTGTGAATTATCTGCTAAACGATAGTCCAAGTCAGACTTGAGCCAGTCAAAGACAGGCATGAAGTTGTAGCAGATGACTTCAATGCCAAACTCCGCCAAGTTACGAATGGTTGTCTTGTAGTTTTCGATATACTTATCGCGTGTTGGCAGGCCGATTTTGATGTCGTCGTGAATGTTGACCGACTCAATCACTTTGAGAGTCAAGCCAGCTGCTTCGACTTCATCTTTGAGCGCTTTGATGCGTTCTTTGGGCCAAACTTCTCCTGCTGGAATATCCATAATCATTCCAACTACACCTTTTACACCTGGCACTTGGGCGATGTCAGCAAGTTTGACCTTGTCTGCATTGGCACCAAACCAGCGCATTGTCATTTCCATATTTATTTTTTCCGCATCTTGCGGTCCTTTCACACATTTTTTTCACTGACAGCTCTGTCAGTAAATTTTTAGCTTACTGACAGAGCTGTCAGTATTCTTTTCCATGTTCTTTCAACGCTTTTTGCAAGGTTGCAACGATAGCGCCCTTGCTCGCAATCATGTCAGTGAAATAATTTTCAACTTTTTCTGCCAATCCTGTCTTGTACATTTCATTTGGGAAAATTTGATGATTGGACAAAATCGGCTTCAAAATTTCGTGAATATTTTGCTCAGCTTGACCAATTTTCACATCCGCCACGACAGCTTGCAATTCGTCAAGCAGTGGGTCTGGACTTGGCGTGAAGCTTTCCAACTCATCATTGAACCCCATCAAATAACGACACCAAGCAGCGATGACCAAGGGAATAAATTCCAATTCTTTGACAGAAAAACGGGGATTTTCAATATAATGCCCAATGGTCACCCCATATCGCACTGGGATTTTTTGTGAAGTATCTGAGGCAATCCGTTGTGGCGTATCCGGAATATTTTTATTAGGCAGACGTTTAGTTAATAACTGTTCAATGAAATCCGCTGGGTCAATGATTTTAGGATCTTTGACCACTGGCAAAGCTTCGCCGTAACCCAGATTTTTAATCAAAGCCAACAAATCAGGGTTGGCCACTTCACTAGAGATGGATTGATAGCCAAGCACGCTACCGAAAATAGCCAGCGCCGTATGCAGTGGGTTCAGACAAGCTGTGACTTTCATTTGGTCCGCGTCGTTGACCGTTTCGCGGTCCGTCATGATGACGCCTGCTTTTTCAAGAGCTGGACGACCGTTAGGAAAGCTGTCTTCGATGACCAGATAGTGTACTTCTTCAGTGTTGCCAAAGGGCGCTACGTTAGTACGTTTAGCGCTGTGCAAGATTTCCGTATCTTCAAAACCATCTGCTTTGAGCAGTTTGGCTACAGCTTCAGAAGGATTTGGTGTGATGCGGTCAATCATGGACCATGGGAAACTCACCTTGTGCGGATTGACCAGATAGTCGTAAAAATCTTGTTCCACGATTTCATTTTCCACCCAACCTTTGGCAATGGTCAAAACCGCATCCTGTAATTTTTGACCATTTTCTGAGAAGTTATCCGTGGAAACCATAGCGATAGGGAATTTACCAGCTTTGTAGCGGGCATAGAGCAGATAAGTGATGGCCCCCATGTTAGTTTTGGGTTTTCCTGAAGCTTGAGTATCAGAAAGTACCAGATTTGTTAACTGTCCTTGCGAGTCATGTAGTGAATAACCTTTTTCGGTAATAGAAAGTGTTGCAAATTGTAAGGAAGGATTTTCAAAAGTCCGTGTCAACTCAGCCCAAGCTTCTATATTGGTCGCATTAAAATAAAGGCTGTCGGTCACACTAGCAATCAGTTTTTTGTCAAAAGTACCATCAGATTTCATGGTGACTGACAAAAAGCGATTGTCATAAGCGTGATAAATCTTATCAATGACTTCGTCGTCCCAAGTTTCAGCGACAATGATACCAGAACTCATCTCACCCTTATCAAGCAGCTCTTGAGCCACCACAGCATGGAAACATCTGAAAAGATTTCCTCCACCAAAGTGTACCCAGATAGGATTTTCCACTGTATGTTCCGAAATTTTTTCCTGATCAAATGACGGGATTTGAATACCAGCTTTTTTAAACTCCTCAGCCTTCTCCAAGTAATTATCGACTAACTTTACCATTAGTTTCTCCTTGTAGCTTTCAACATTTGGTATAACACATTCTTATTTTTTCAAAAGTGATATATCAGTTTCTTTTTTCAAAAACTAATATATCACTTTAAGAAAGCCTTGTCAAGAATAAAATAAAATAGGTTTTATTTTTTATTCAAAACACCCTTATATTTGACTTTAAGCCCCCTCTGCTCTATAATTACAGCATGAATGAATTGAATTTTAACCTTCAGAATCAAGCCTATAAGCAAATTATTGGTAAAATTCTTCGAAATGAATACAAGCCTGGACAAAAAATTTCACAAAAAAATATTGAAGAAGATTTGCAACTTGGGCGAACACCTGTTCGTGAAGCTCTATTACGCCTGCGCCGTGACGGATTGATTTACACCATCCCTCAATCGGGAACTTATGTCACAAAGATTGACCTGGATGCTGCAAACAATGCTCGCTTTATTCGTGAAAACTTGGAGCGCAAAATTGTGTCTGAAGCTGCATTATTGAAGGATAGTCTTCTTCTGATGCAGGCCAGAGATGCTATAAAACTTCAAGAGAAATATGCGGCCAATGCTGAGTTTGCCAACTTTTTTAATGCTGACGAAGAGTTTCACAAGACATTTTATCTGATGACTGATCATGCCCAGGTCTGGGACTGGCTCCAAACCATCAATATTCAATTTAATCGTTTTCGTTGGCTCAGATTATCCATTTCTGAGTTGCCTTGGGGCACTTTGATTGAACAGCATAAAGAAATTTTGGATGCTATTGAGCAACATGATCCCGAAACTGCAGTCAGTGCTGCTGCCAAACATTTACATCTAATGTTTGAAGAAGAAATGGCTGTTCTGCAAACTTTCCCCGAATATTTTGATAATTTACCACAATAAAAAACTGTCCAATTTTGGGACAGTTTTTTCGTAAGAAATTACTGACGCCTCTGTCAGTGCAATGTAAGCAGAACGGCTAGTCATGTTGCAAATAGAAAAAAGTTACTGACGGATTTGTCAGTAACTTTTTTATTCACTTTTAATCAAAGACACGATCAAAAATAGCGTCAACACGAGTCAAATGATAGTTATAGTCAAATGCTGCTTCAATATCTTCATCAGTCAGATACTCACGAATTTGTGCATTAGATTCAACCAGTGGACGGAACATGACTTGCTCATCCCAAGATTTGGCAGTCAAAGGCTGCACCAAATCGTAGGCAGCTTCACGAGTCATGCCCTTTTCAATCAAGAGGAGCATAACGTGTTGGCTATAAATTAGACCAAATGTGGCATCCATATTGCGTTTCATATTTTCTGGAAAAACTGTCAGGTTTTTGACAATATTACCAAAACGGTTGAGCATATAGTCCAAAAGCTCCGTTGTGTCTGGCGCAATAATGCGTTCAGCAGAACTGTGTGAAATGTCGCGCTCATGCCAAAGGCTAACGTCCTCAAGTGCTGTAAGCGCGTGTCCACGAATCACGCGCGCAAGACCTGTCATGTTTTCAGAGCCAATTGGATTACGTTTGTGGGGCATAGCTGAGCTACCTTTTTGTCCTTTGGCGAAAAATTCTTCCACTTCACGTTGCTCAGATTTTTGCAGACCACGGATTTCAGTGGCCATGCGCTCAATTGATGTCGCAATCAAAGCCAGCGCTTGGAAGTATTCAGCGTGCAAGTCACGTGGTAGAACTTGAGTTGAAATTTCTTGTGCACGCGTACCTAATTTTTCACAAACATAACTTTCCACAAATGGTGGGATATTGGCAAATGTACCCACGGCACCAGAAATTTTACCTGCTTCAACAGCCTTGGCTGCGTGCTCAAAACGCTCGATATTGCGCTTCATTTCGCTGTACCAAGTCGCCAATTTTAAGCCAAAAGTGGTTGGTTCGGCATGGACACCATGGGTTCTTCCCATCATGACCGTGTATTTGTGCTCCAAAGCTTTATTTTTCACAATCTCCGCAAAATTTTGTAAATCTTGTCGCAAAATGTCATTGGCCTGCTTATAGAGGTAACCATAAGCTGTATCGACCACATCCGTTGAAGTCAAACCATAGTGCACCCATTTGCGTTCTTCGCCTAAAGTTTCAGATACGGCGCGTGTGAAAGCAACCACGTCGTGACGCGTTTCTTTTTCAATTTCCAAAATGCGTGCCACATCAAAGCTCGCATTTTCACGAATTTTTACCACATCTGCTGCTGGAATTTCTCCAAGTTCTGCCCAGGCTTCATCTGCAAGAATTTCGACTTCAAGCCATGCTTTGAATTTATTTTCTTCTGACCAAATTTTCGCCATTTCTGGACGTGAGTAACGACTGATAACCACTTTTTGCTCCTTTTTTGCTGACGAATGCCTTAAAAGTTT
The DNA window shown above is from Lactococcus sp. S-13 and carries:
- a CDS encoding sugar kinase produces the protein MAEFITIGEPLVVLAAQETDQSLAEASHFEKFLAGAELNVAVGLSRLGHKATYLSKVGADAFGQFIIEATKKAGIDTTHLTTDKQHLTGFYLKQKVSHGDPAVDYFRKNSAAANLSAEEMVDLDLFQVKIAHLSGIFPALSETSLESFRLFNQKLNAANILTVFDPNLRPALWESREKMIAITNELAKGSQIILPGINEGKILMGSEDPEAIADFYLNQSDLTQTVIVKLGAKGALVKEKAGETYTVSGFRVEKVVDTVGAGDGFAVGLESALLEGKSIQEAVKRACAIGALAVQSQGDSEAYPTQTELASFYKTQK
- the uxaC gene encoding glucuronate isomerase, with protein sequence MKFLSEDFLLDNETAKSLFHNHAEKMPIIDYHCHLDPKEIYENKKYDNLTQIWLGGDHYKWRLLRANGVPEKLITGDGDDYEKFLAFAKTLESSFGNPIYEWTHLELKRFFRIDKLISRETAREIYDQANQLLATDAFTPRNLIKNSNVKVVCTTDDPASELPYHKLLAAEEKNFKVLPALRPDNLITITNGHFADYLTELSAVSGVSIKTFDDIIKALSQRFEFFSQMGGRLSDHSLSTYYFAQADKATLDQIVAKAMANQGLTDLEYNQYMTELMLEIMKLNQKYDWTMQLHVNVNRSINGPALRTIGKDTGFDSMGTQANISEELTKLFSKAAESSSIPKTILYSLNQNDWLELAVMIGCFQGDGVQQLQLGAGWWFNDTAEGMEKQLQTFASQSLLPNFVGMLTDSRSFLSYPRHEYFRRVLCNFIGGLVEVGRIPDDEALVGKMIENISYNNVHDYFGFFEDKIKESD
- a CDS encoding aldose 1-epimerase family protein; its protein translation is MFTLENQELLVQINPIGAELTHVIEQKSGFDFIWNDERWPKHAPILFPAIGRSTKDQYLIDGKTYPMQQHGFATDYEFQVLNDEVDTLTLELKANDQTRQSYPFAFNFQVTYHLSGKNLSVVFKVTNQDQKELSFSLGFHPAFNLPGIFEDYSLAFSPENQVLKQFEIVKNPFPYRSGKQKVADKPVSNLQLTRPFFEKGLVILDNDINVVELTSNSSNYAVKVKMADFPYLCLWTKEDIALPYLCIEPFQGLPDVIDQEQELLQKEGNIKLAAGKSADYQVQLSFEN
- a CDS encoding MFS transporter — protein: MAEKQKTSWVYTPKEITTRRGLLYGLTDLMGGGWNNIVSGVIFVFVLSQGISPLFTGAVLGIGRIIDAIWSLFFGAITDRFYRTRLGKRFGRRHFWIATGGILFAILFPMFWISTTSWQYYLWVYVAIEIAISMILIPWETLPTEMSPDYQKRTTLSGSRMFISATGTAIVFFTLAVLKSFNNPNAYLYTGITWTVIFVIAIFTSWRASWERPLTPDFLAELDAEPRLGFTGFLKKTVTDYFGTFKNKSFRKHLLIYLLSFTGKDFYSTLLPTFIVIGVSGMSANSPWILQALSAFGIISTIAAVKIMVSHGPKYLFTLSYIAIIIAMLGYFIVYITGISDPMWMLIIVSIIYQLGRGILEFTPWNVFPFIPDVDRIYTHGDKAGVYASVMTFFRKSTGALATYIAGWALEEIGFNSTTMTSHANTPMGIQHGIMLLFVFVPIILVGLALIAARTFKLNRHNHDILKVELARLENGGSKADVTPEARQVVEMLTGHAYEECWPEKADI
- the uxuA gene encoding mannonate dehydratase translates to MEMTMRWFGANADKVKLADIAQVPGVKGVVGMIMDIPAGEVWPKERIKALKDEVEAAGLTLKVIESVNIHDDIKIGLPTRDKYIENYKTTIRNLAEFGIEVICYNFMPVFDWLKSDLDYRLADNSQTMAFVAKDIPADPQVIIDRVQAADGGFSLPGWEPERLSEVKRLFDAYKDVDEAKLRENFAYFLKAIIPTCEEVGIKMAVHPDDPPYPMFGLPRVVKNRDDLDWICNVVDSPSNAITLCTGSIAEDPANDVYAIMAEFVKRDRIPFAHVRNIKFLPSGEKDFYEAPHKSEYGSLDMHKILKAMYDNGFDGYIRPDHGRMIWGETGRPGYGLFDRALGASYLSGLWEALEKADK
- a CDS encoding mannitol dehydrogenase family protein, whose amino-acid sequence is MVKLVDNYLEKAEEFKKAGIQIPSFDQEKISEHTVENPIWVHFGGGNLFRCFHAVVAQELLDKGEMSSGIIVAETWDDEVIDKIYHAYDNRFLSVTMKSDGTFDKKLIASVTDSLYFNATNIEAWAELTRTFENPSLQFATLSITEKGYSLHDSQGQLTNLVLSDTQASGKPKTNMGAITYLLYARYKAGKFPIAMVSTDNFSENGQKLQDAVLTIAKGWVENEIVEQDFYDYLVNPHKVSFPWSMIDRITPNPSEAVAKLLKADGFEDTEILHSAKRTNVAPFGNTEEVHYLVIEDSFPNGRPALEKAGVIMTDRETVNDADQMKVTACLNPLHTALAIFGSVLGYQSISSEVANPDLLALIKNLGYGEALPVVKDPKIIDPADFIEQLLTKRLPNKNIPDTPQRIASDTSQKIPVRYGVTIGHYIENPRFSVKELEFIPLVIAAWCRYLMGFNDELESFTPSPDPLLDELQAVVADVKIGQAEQNIHEILKPILSNHQIFPNEMYKTGLAEKVENYFTDMIASKGAIVATLQKALKEHGKEY
- a CDS encoding GntR family transcriptional regulator, whose translation is MNELNFNLQNQAYKQIIGKILRNEYKPGQKISQKNIEEDLQLGRTPVREALLRLRRDGLIYTIPQSGTYVTKIDLDAANNARFIRENLERKIVSEAALLKDSLLLMQARDAIKLQEKYAANAEFANFFNADEEFHKTFYLMTDHAQVWDWLQTINIQFNRFRWLRLSISELPWGTLIEQHKEILDAIEQHDPETAVSAAAKHLHLMFEEEMAVLQTFPEYFDNLPQ
- the purB gene encoding adenylosuccinate lyase; protein product: MAKIWSEENKFKAWLEVEILADEAWAELGEIPAADVVKIRENASFDVARILEIEKETRHDVVAFTRAVSETLGEERKWVHYGLTSTDVVDTAYGYLYKQANDILRQDLQNFAEIVKNKALEHKYTVMMGRTHGVHAEPTTFGLKLATWYSEMKRNIERFEHAAKAVEAGKISGAVGTFANIPPFVESYVCEKLGTRAQEISTQVLPRDLHAEYFQALALIATSIERMATEIRGLQKSEQREVEEFFAKGQKGSSAMPHKRNPIGSENMTGLARVIRGHALTALEDVSLWHERDISHSSAERIIAPDTTELLDYMLNRFGNIVKNLTVFPENMKRNMDATFGLIYSQHVMLLLIEKGMTREAAYDLVQPLTAKSWDEQVMFRPLVESNAQIREYLTDEDIEAAFDYNYHLTRVDAIFDRVFD